From Rutidosis leptorrhynchoides isolate AG116_Rl617_1_P2 chromosome 3, CSIRO_AGI_Rlap_v1, whole genome shotgun sequence, a single genomic window includes:
- the LOC139897714 gene encoding telomere repeat-binding factor 4-like, with the protein MGNPKQKWTPEEEEALRAGIAKHGTGKWKNIQRDPEFNHLLFSRSNIDLKDKWRNMSVSANGQGPREKSRTPKAKSSTTDALPETPTPLAIEYTPGSGSGSCSSLAVVVDPSSTDVLHMDDSSKCLLDGKTASKYNGMIYEALSTLNDPNGLDTNAIVSFIEKKQQEVPANFRRLLTGRLRRLVAQEKLEKVQNCYRLRKEVANGTKGGPTPKPKEIRPKISPINGHLGETLEEAEIAAAYKVAEAENKSFVAAEAVKEFERVSRLAEEAEAFEHVAKEIYERCWRGEVVMVQ; encoded by the exons ATGGGTAACCCAAAGCAGAAGTGGACGCCGGAGGAAGAAGAAGCACTACGCGCCGGCATCGCAAAACACGGCACCGGTAAATGGAAAAACATCCAAAGAGATCCTGAATTCAATCACTTGTTATTTTCTCGTTCCAATATCGATCTCAAG GATAAATGGAGGAACATGAGTGTAAGTGCGAATGGTCAAGGTCCAAGGGAGAAATCAAGAACACCAAAAGCAAAAAGTAGCACAACAGATGCTCTTCCTGAAACACCAACACCTTTGGCCATTGAATACActcctggttctggttctggttcttgTTCCTCATTGGCTGTTGTAGTTGATCCATCATCTACTGATGTTCTTCATATGGATGATTCCTCAAAATGCTTACTTGATGGGAAGACTGCTTccaa GTATAATGGAATGATTTATGAAGCATTGTCAACCCTGAATGATCCAAATGGATTAGATACTAATGCTATTGTTAGTTTCATTGAG AAAAAGCAGCAGGAGGTGCCCGCCAATTTTAGGAGGTTATTAACTGGAAGGTTAAGAAGGCTTGTTGCTCAAGAAAAACTTGAGAAg GTTCAGAACTGTTATCGGCTTCGAAAGGAGGTAGCAAATGGAACCAAGGGGGGCCCAACCCCGAAACCCAAAGAGATCCGTCCTAAAATATCTCCGATCAACGGTCATTTGGGCGAAACATTAGAAGAGGCTGAAATTGCTGCTGCTTATAAAGTTGCTGAAGCAGAAAACAAATCGTTTGTTGCAGCTGAAGCTGTTAAAGAATTTGAACGGGTCTCACGATTGGCTGAAGAAGCTGAAGCTTTCGAGCATGTAGCCAAAGAGATTTATGAGAGAT GTTGGCGTGGTGAAGTCGTGATGGTGCAGTGA